A genomic region of Papaver somniferum cultivar HN1 chromosome 7, ASM357369v1, whole genome shotgun sequence contains the following coding sequences:
- the LOC113297500 gene encoding uncharacterized protein LOC113297500 isoform X1, whose protein sequence is MFSSTSQILTSLNFLSSSSSNPNKIPSEISSSYRFPLCCSVRSQEILPVIEIQNKNQSSSPPNWAETDDDEKREIGNDNEKGISDGIRVPRQKYISVPKTKLLDSLLTLFESQPQLTDDFISLSSYLDSILHAEHKSILEEMRMDYYLTEIAEKNKTFDDTKNLQLSRENITVNGKHTAEDSGSITDKIEKNVQMEDQEKDDDKPLNFNSGLDFSFLLGSSAKKADKNSRIAVETRFQRAFMKLLRNAQFEELSGRDLLLTSSLNTDYLLTLPIYVDWKKALESNAIIYRRGYATERQNGLLLAEKLDYLQSKLLQGIFFTLSKPVAKLGMYISEALRSASQTEEVQIWVRRFKNWFEKLSLSQQSYFLQEGFYDQLVADQISDSDLPIWLAAQRAVPRYEGLLSSVGPRGRLLRRLLTWVGVMRSVPETSLKIDTDDTTSNNYESPIFLPRISLGDIWRPATRERCGSVWNILKTATSIFFSQSVLEEPAFQELILLYTEEMGQGDSRDEIEVPSLKLKIYEKIPIPDLTVIFPHKKLSFRILDTVRLDAASIVGLLAFLVNYKFENIVSSPSAFLLDAIAFSALVLYVSRVVLGYKQTWDRYQLLVNRTLYEKTLASGFGSVHFLLDASEQQQYKEAVLAYAILIQAESGQATTHKSIAETCEKFLYDKLNEKVEMPVDKAMETLLRFGLVTEEVNGDIGFKAVPCSVAYDVLKQRWSSLLGEKMWDLPDF, encoded by the exons ATGTTTTCTTCTACTTCACAAATCTTAACAAGCCTCAACTTtttatcttcttcctcttcaaaccctaacaaaattccttcagaaatttcttcttcttacagATTCCCTCTTTGTTGTTCAGTAAGATCTCAAGAAATACTTCCTGTAATAGAGattcaaaacaaaaaccaatcatCATCTCCACCAAATTGGGCTGAAACTGATGACGATGAGAAACGAGAAATCGGTAATGATAATGAGAAAGGAATTTCTGATGGAATTCGAGTTCCTAGACAAAAATATATCTCTGTTCCTAAGACTAAACTTCTTGATTCTTTACTTACCTTATTTGAATCTCAGCCGCAACTTACTGATGATTTCATTAGCTTATCTTC ATATTTAGATTCTATACTTCATGCAGAACATAAAAGCATTTTAGAAGAAATGAGAATGGATTATTATCTAACTGAAATTGCAGAAAAGAATAAGACATTTGATGATACAAAGAATTTGCAGTTATCGAGAGAAAACATTACGGTAAACGGAAAGCATACTGCGGAGGATAGTGGGAGTATTACtgacaaaattgaaaaaaatgtaCAGATGGAAGACCAAGAAAAAGATGATGATAAACCATTGAATTTCAATAGTGGATTAGATTTTAGCTTTCTATTAGGTTCATCTGCTAAAAAAGCAGACAAAAATTCAAG GATTGCTGTAGAGACACGTTTTCAGCGTGCCTTTATGAAACTTCTCCGCAATGCCCAGTTTGAAGAACTATCAGGTAGGGATTTGTTGTTGACGTCTTCTTTGAACACTGACTATCTGTTAACGTTGCCAATTTACGTGGACTGGAAAAAGGCATTGGAGTCAAATGCAATAATATACAG AAGAGGGTATGCTACTGAGAGACAGAATGGATTGCTACTTGCTGAAAAGCTGGACTATCTGCAGTCTAAACTTCTCCAGGGAATTTTTTTCACTCTATCAAAACCAGTAGCAAAACTTGGCATGTATATTAGTGAG GCATTGAGAAGTGCAAGTCAGACTGAAGAAGTACAAATTTGGGTTCGAAGATTTAAGAACTGGTTTGAGAAGCTATCTTTGTCACAACAGTCATATTTTCTTCAAGAAGGATTTTATGACCAACTGGTAGCTGATCAGATATCAGATAGTGACCTACCTATTTGGCTTGCAGCACAGAGGGCAGTGCCTCGTTACGAAGGCCTCTTGTCATCAGTTGGACCTAGAGGGAGGCTCTTAAGGAGATTGTTGACATGGGTTGGTGTTATGCGTTCCGTGCCAGAAACATCATTAAAGATCGATACTGATGACACCACTTCTAACAATTATGAAAG CCCAATCTTCTTACCGCGGATATCACTAGGTGATATATGGAGACCAGCAACAAGGGAACGTTGTGGAAGTGTTTGGAATATTTTGAAAACAGCTACATCTATTTTTTTCTCACAGTCAGTTCTCGAG GAACCAGCGTTTCAAGAGTTAATTTTGCTTTACACTGAGGAGATGGGTCAAGGAGATAGTAGAGACGAAATCGAGGTTCCTTCATTAAAGTTGAAGATCTACGAGAAAATTCCTATTCCAGATCTAACA GTTATTTTTCCACACAAAAAGCTGTCTTTCCGCATCCTAGACACG GTACGCTTAGATGCTGCTAGCATAGTGGGGCTGTTGGCTTTCTTGGTGAATTACAAGTTTGAGAACATCGTGTCATCCCC ATCAGCGTTCCTGCTAGATGCCATTGCATTCAGTGCCCTTGTGCTATATGTGTCGCGTGTAGTACTGGGTTACAAACAAACATGGGATCGATATCAA CTTCTTGTTAATAGGACACTCTATGAAAAAACCTTAGCAAGCGGATTTGGTTCTGTTCACTTTCTTCTGGATGCCTCCGAACAGCAGCAA TACAAggaagctgttttggcatatGCTATTCTAATCCAAGCAGAAAGTGGTCAG GCGACTACCCACAAGAGCATCGCCGAAACATGTGAGAAATTCTTGTATGATAAACTCAACGAAAAG
- the LOC113297500 gene encoding uncharacterized protein LOC113297500 isoform X3, which translates to MFSSTSQILTSLNFLSSSSSNPNKIPSEISSSYRFPLCCSVRSQEILPVIEIQNKNQSSSPPNWAETDDDEKREIGNDNEKGISDGIRVPRQKYISVPKTKLLDSLLTLFESQPQLTDDFISLSSIAVETRFQRAFMKLLRNAQFEELSGRDLLLTSSLNTDYLLTLPIYVDWKKALESNAIIYRRGYATERQNGLLLAEKLDYLQSKLLQGIFFTLSKPVAKLGMYISEALRSASQTEEVQIWVRRFKNWFEKLSLSQQSYFLQEGFYDQLVADQISDSDLPIWLAAQRAVPRYEGLLSSVGPRGRLLRRLLTWVGVMRSVPETSLKIDTDDTTSNNYESPIFLPRISLGDIWRPATRERCGSVWNILKTATSIFFSQSVLEEPAFQELILLYTEEMGQGDSRDEIEVPSLKLKIYEKIPIPDLTVIFPHKKLSFRILDTVRLDAASIVGLLAFLVNYKFENIVSSPSAFLLDAIAFSALVLYVSRVVLGYKQTWDRYQLLVNRTLYEKTLASGFGSVHFLLDASEQQQYKEAVLAYAILIQAESGQATTHKSIAETCEKFLYDKLNEKVEMPVDKAMETLLRFGLVTEEVNGDIGFKAVPCSVAYDVLKQRWSSLLGEKMWDLPDF; encoded by the exons ATGTTTTCTTCTACTTCACAAATCTTAACAAGCCTCAACTTtttatcttcttcctcttcaaaccctaacaaaattccttcagaaatttcttcttcttacagATTCCCTCTTTGTTGTTCAGTAAGATCTCAAGAAATACTTCCTGTAATAGAGattcaaaacaaaaaccaatcatCATCTCCACCAAATTGGGCTGAAACTGATGACGATGAGAAACGAGAAATCGGTAATGATAATGAGAAAGGAATTTCTGATGGAATTCGAGTTCCTAGACAAAAATATATCTCTGTTCCTAAGACTAAACTTCTTGATTCTTTACTTACCTTATTTGAATCTCAGCCGCAACTTACTGATGATTTCATTAGCTTATCTTC GATTGCTGTAGAGACACGTTTTCAGCGTGCCTTTATGAAACTTCTCCGCAATGCCCAGTTTGAAGAACTATCAGGTAGGGATTTGTTGTTGACGTCTTCTTTGAACACTGACTATCTGTTAACGTTGCCAATTTACGTGGACTGGAAAAAGGCATTGGAGTCAAATGCAATAATATACAG AAGAGGGTATGCTACTGAGAGACAGAATGGATTGCTACTTGCTGAAAAGCTGGACTATCTGCAGTCTAAACTTCTCCAGGGAATTTTTTTCACTCTATCAAAACCAGTAGCAAAACTTGGCATGTATATTAGTGAG GCATTGAGAAGTGCAAGTCAGACTGAAGAAGTACAAATTTGGGTTCGAAGATTTAAGAACTGGTTTGAGAAGCTATCTTTGTCACAACAGTCATATTTTCTTCAAGAAGGATTTTATGACCAACTGGTAGCTGATCAGATATCAGATAGTGACCTACCTATTTGGCTTGCAGCACAGAGGGCAGTGCCTCGTTACGAAGGCCTCTTGTCATCAGTTGGACCTAGAGGGAGGCTCTTAAGGAGATTGTTGACATGGGTTGGTGTTATGCGTTCCGTGCCAGAAACATCATTAAAGATCGATACTGATGACACCACTTCTAACAATTATGAAAG CCCAATCTTCTTACCGCGGATATCACTAGGTGATATATGGAGACCAGCAACAAGGGAACGTTGTGGAAGTGTTTGGAATATTTTGAAAACAGCTACATCTATTTTTTTCTCACAGTCAGTTCTCGAG GAACCAGCGTTTCAAGAGTTAATTTTGCTTTACACTGAGGAGATGGGTCAAGGAGATAGTAGAGACGAAATCGAGGTTCCTTCATTAAAGTTGAAGATCTACGAGAAAATTCCTATTCCAGATCTAACA GTTATTTTTCCACACAAAAAGCTGTCTTTCCGCATCCTAGACACG GTACGCTTAGATGCTGCTAGCATAGTGGGGCTGTTGGCTTTCTTGGTGAATTACAAGTTTGAGAACATCGTGTCATCCCC ATCAGCGTTCCTGCTAGATGCCATTGCATTCAGTGCCCTTGTGCTATATGTGTCGCGTGTAGTACTGGGTTACAAACAAACATGGGATCGATATCAA CTTCTTGTTAATAGGACACTCTATGAAAAAACCTTAGCAAGCGGATTTGGTTCTGTTCACTTTCTTCTGGATGCCTCCGAACAGCAGCAA TACAAggaagctgttttggcatatGCTATTCTAATCCAAGCAGAAAGTGGTCAG GCGACTACCCACAAGAGCATCGCCGAAACATGTGAGAAATTCTTGTATGATAAACTCAACGAAAAG
- the LOC113297500 gene encoding uncharacterized protein LOC113297500 isoform X2, producing the protein MFSSTSQILTSLNFLSSSSSNPNKIPSEISSSYRFPLCCSVRSQEILPVIEIQNKNQSSSPPNWAETDDDEKREIGNDNEKGISDGIRVPRQKYISVPKTKLLDSLLTLFESQPQLTDDFISLSSYLDSILHAEHKSILEEMRMDYYLTEIAEKNKTFDDTKNLQLSRENITVNGKHTAEDSGSITDKIEKNVQMEDQEKDDDKPLNFNSGLDFSFLLGSSAKKADKNSRIAVETRFQRAFMKLLRNAQFEELSGRDLLLTSSLNTDYLLTLPIYVDWKKALESNAIIYRRGYATERQNGLLLAEKLDYLQSKLLQGIFFTLSKPVAKLGMYISEALRSASQTEEVQIWVRRFKNWFEKLSLSQQSYFLQEGFYDQLVADQISDSDLPIWLAAQRAVPRYEGLLSSVGPRGRLLRRLLTWVGVMRSVPETSLKIDTDDTTSNNYESPIFLPRISLGDIWRPATRERCGSVWNILKTATSIFFSQSVLEEPAFQELILLYTEEMGQGDSRDEIEVPSLKLKIYEKIPIPDLTVIFPHKKLSFRILDTVRLDAASIVGLLAFLVNYKFENIVSSPSAFLLDAIAFSALVLYVSRVVLGYKQTWDRYQLLVNRTLYEKTLASGFGSVHFLLDASEQQQYKEAVLAYAILIQAESGQNAGDYPQEHRRNM; encoded by the exons ATGTTTTCTTCTACTTCACAAATCTTAACAAGCCTCAACTTtttatcttcttcctcttcaaaccctaacaaaattccttcagaaatttcttcttcttacagATTCCCTCTTTGTTGTTCAGTAAGATCTCAAGAAATACTTCCTGTAATAGAGattcaaaacaaaaaccaatcatCATCTCCACCAAATTGGGCTGAAACTGATGACGATGAGAAACGAGAAATCGGTAATGATAATGAGAAAGGAATTTCTGATGGAATTCGAGTTCCTAGACAAAAATATATCTCTGTTCCTAAGACTAAACTTCTTGATTCTTTACTTACCTTATTTGAATCTCAGCCGCAACTTACTGATGATTTCATTAGCTTATCTTC ATATTTAGATTCTATACTTCATGCAGAACATAAAAGCATTTTAGAAGAAATGAGAATGGATTATTATCTAACTGAAATTGCAGAAAAGAATAAGACATTTGATGATACAAAGAATTTGCAGTTATCGAGAGAAAACATTACGGTAAACGGAAAGCATACTGCGGAGGATAGTGGGAGTATTACtgacaaaattgaaaaaaatgtaCAGATGGAAGACCAAGAAAAAGATGATGATAAACCATTGAATTTCAATAGTGGATTAGATTTTAGCTTTCTATTAGGTTCATCTGCTAAAAAAGCAGACAAAAATTCAAG GATTGCTGTAGAGACACGTTTTCAGCGTGCCTTTATGAAACTTCTCCGCAATGCCCAGTTTGAAGAACTATCAGGTAGGGATTTGTTGTTGACGTCTTCTTTGAACACTGACTATCTGTTAACGTTGCCAATTTACGTGGACTGGAAAAAGGCATTGGAGTCAAATGCAATAATATACAG AAGAGGGTATGCTACTGAGAGACAGAATGGATTGCTACTTGCTGAAAAGCTGGACTATCTGCAGTCTAAACTTCTCCAGGGAATTTTTTTCACTCTATCAAAACCAGTAGCAAAACTTGGCATGTATATTAGTGAG GCATTGAGAAGTGCAAGTCAGACTGAAGAAGTACAAATTTGGGTTCGAAGATTTAAGAACTGGTTTGAGAAGCTATCTTTGTCACAACAGTCATATTTTCTTCAAGAAGGATTTTATGACCAACTGGTAGCTGATCAGATATCAGATAGTGACCTACCTATTTGGCTTGCAGCACAGAGGGCAGTGCCTCGTTACGAAGGCCTCTTGTCATCAGTTGGACCTAGAGGGAGGCTCTTAAGGAGATTGTTGACATGGGTTGGTGTTATGCGTTCCGTGCCAGAAACATCATTAAAGATCGATACTGATGACACCACTTCTAACAATTATGAAAG CCCAATCTTCTTACCGCGGATATCACTAGGTGATATATGGAGACCAGCAACAAGGGAACGTTGTGGAAGTGTTTGGAATATTTTGAAAACAGCTACATCTATTTTTTTCTCACAGTCAGTTCTCGAG GAACCAGCGTTTCAAGAGTTAATTTTGCTTTACACTGAGGAGATGGGTCAAGGAGATAGTAGAGACGAAATCGAGGTTCCTTCATTAAAGTTGAAGATCTACGAGAAAATTCCTATTCCAGATCTAACA GTTATTTTTCCACACAAAAAGCTGTCTTTCCGCATCCTAGACACG GTACGCTTAGATGCTGCTAGCATAGTGGGGCTGTTGGCTTTCTTGGTGAATTACAAGTTTGAGAACATCGTGTCATCCCC ATCAGCGTTCCTGCTAGATGCCATTGCATTCAGTGCCCTTGTGCTATATGTGTCGCGTGTAGTACTGGGTTACAAACAAACATGGGATCGATATCAA CTTCTTGTTAATAGGACACTCTATGAAAAAACCTTAGCAAGCGGATTTGGTTCTGTTCACTTTCTTCTGGATGCCTCCGAACAGCAGCAA TACAAggaagctgttttggcatatGCTATTCTAATCCAAGCAGAAAGTGGTCAG AATGCAGGCGACTACCCACAAGAGCATCGCCGAAACATGTGA
- the LOC113297501 gene encoding probable plastid-lipid-associated protein 10, chloroplastic isoform X2: MWLSLLPRWGQIFQKFECRDQTDGGVVCNVVQWSIPSLLEEQEGAALLVSANFSVVSKRNIYLEFEEISVQNIKISEELQAWIAPAVLPRSYLSLQILQFLQTFKAAVPVSSPGRRSAGGLYYLSYLDNNMLLGRAVGGEGVFVFTKAQPFLL; this comes from the exons ATGTGGCTGTCCTTGTTACCTAG GTGGGGGCAAATCTTCCAGAAATTTGAATGCCGGGACCAAACAGATGGAGGTGTTGTCTGCAATGTTGTCCAGTGGAGCATCCCAAGCTTACTAGAG GAACAAGAAGGTGCTGCTCTACTTGTTTCTGCAAATTTCTCTGTTGTTTCTAAACGTAACATATACCTTGAGTTTGAAGAG ATATCTgttcaaaatatcaaaattagtgAAGAGCTTCAGGCCTGGATTGCTCCTGCAGTACTACCTCGATCATATTTAAGTCTACAG ATTTTGCAGTTCCTCCAGACTTTCAAAGCTGCAGTTCCTGTGAGTAGCCCTGGGAG GAGGTCAGCAGGAGGACTGTACTATCTTTCCTACTTAGATAACAATATGCTTCTGGGACGTGCTGTTGGAGGCGAAGGGGTCTTTGTGTTCACAAAAGCTCAACCTTTTCTGTTGTGA
- the LOC113297501 gene encoding probable plastid-lipid-associated protein 10, chloroplastic isoform X1, translating to MGLGGCSIHLLQMWLFCLSLPNVFRSFRWGQIFQKFECRDQTDGGVVCNVVQWSIPSLLEEQEGAALLVSANFSVVSKRNIYLEFEEISVQNIKISEELQAWIAPAVLPRSYLSLQILQFLQTFKAAVPVSSPGRRSAGGLYYLSYLDNNMLLGRAVGGEGVFVFTKAQPFLL from the exons ATGGGACTTGGAGGTTGCAGTATACATCTGCTTCAGATGTGGTTGTTTTGTTTGAGTCTGCCCAACGTTTTCCGTTCCTTCAG GTGGGGGCAAATCTTCCAGAAATTTGAATGCCGGGACCAAACAGATGGAGGTGTTGTCTGCAATGTTGTCCAGTGGAGCATCCCAAGCTTACTAGAG GAACAAGAAGGTGCTGCTCTACTTGTTTCTGCAAATTTCTCTGTTGTTTCTAAACGTAACATATACCTTGAGTTTGAAGAG ATATCTgttcaaaatatcaaaattagtgAAGAGCTTCAGGCCTGGATTGCTCCTGCAGTACTACCTCGATCATATTTAAGTCTACAG ATTTTGCAGTTCCTCCAGACTTTCAAAGCTGCAGTTCCTGTGAGTAGCCCTGGGAG GAGGTCAGCAGGAGGACTGTACTATCTTTCCTACTTAGATAACAATATGCTTCTGGGACGTGCTGTTGGAGGCGAAGGGGTCTTTGTGTTCACAAAAGCTCAACCTTTTCTGTTGTGA